The segment TGGATGTGAATGTCAAAGCACTCTTTACCGAGCGTTACCACCTACCTGTCGAGGTTGAGAATGATGCGTGTTGTGCTGCTTTGTGTGAATACCGATATGGTCAGAACTACGATTCAGACCATCTTTGTTTAGTGGTTATTGGTTCGGGTGTCGGTGGTGCAGTTATTGCTGATGGCAAATTGGTTAAAGGGCATCATTTATATACTGGAGAGTTTGGTTACTCAATTCTTGGCTTCGAAAATGGTGCTCCACAGATTATGTCTGAACTCGCCTCGACTCGCGGATTAATTAAACAAGCGGCTAAGGCACTGAAGCTCCCTAAAAGTGAGCTCGACGGTAAAAAGGTGTTTGAACTATACCGCACTGGTGATGAGACAGCGCTTAATGTGGTTCAGTGTTGGATCGGTTATTTAGCGACAGCCCTGTTTAATCTTCAGTATACCGTTGATCCTGGAGTGATCATTCTCGGAGGGGCGATTAGCCAGCAACCGCTGCTTATTCCTTTGCTAAATGCAGAGTTAGAAAAATATCGTCAAGCGATGCCATATTGTCATATTGTGCCGAAAGTCGTTGCTGCAAAATATGGTAATGATGCCA is part of the Vibrio ponticus genome and harbors:
- a CDS encoding ROK family protein → MLSVEIMAYIVLDFGGSLVKGAIVEPSRDSRHAPKIVQRFSVPSRVTSFSLWFDLFDPIFAQFEREYSINGIAISACGAVDVEQGLVFGGSLLRYILDVNVKALFTERYHLPVEVENDACCAALCEYRYGQNYDSDHLCLVVIGSGVGGAVIADGKLVKGHHLYTGEFGYSILGFENGAPQIMSELASTRGLIKQAAKALKLPKSELDGKKVFELYRTGDETALNVVQCWIGYLATALFNLQYTVDPGVIILGGAISQQPLLIPLLNAELEKYRQAMPYCHIVPKVVAAKYGNDANLIGAVEHFQLMRQG